The Branchiostoma floridae strain S238N-H82 chromosome 7, Bfl_VNyyK, whole genome shotgun sequence region gtttatttatttgtttggctgtttacagacagccagggctgcccaactagccatagactattgtcaagggctagccctgggaGAGAACAATTATACCTGTTACATATAATCATTGCAGTAAACATTATCAACATAAAATCACAATCATAAACATTAGCAAAACGGTTACAAAATGTGTAGTGTGTAGCTTTCCTATAAATGACCAAATAATTTGTTCAAAGCTGTACAttcaattttacaaaaataGATATTAGACTTCATTCCTGAACATTAAGTGAAAGAAGAAGCCTCATCTCACCTTCTTTTGCCATCTCGAAAGCCTTTGCGAGGTACTGTATGGCGCCCTGCGGATCCTGAGCCTTCATCTGATCAGCGATGGTCGTGTAGATCCGACTCAAGTGGTCACATGACGAGGCTTCCAGCGTCTTCCCGCTCGCGTCCTTCCAGTTCCGACCGGACGCCAGCTCGTGGAACTCGACAAAGTGCTGTGCAGCTCTGTCGTACTCTCCTGTGGAGAGGTTTCATAATAAAACTTGAATCTACAATATGCTTTATTCCAGTTGTGGCAGCAATTTGGGATTTTCCggggtcattgcaccaaaacgaggctagcATGGCCATGATTGTTTATAGTATAGGTAGGCTATGTAAAACTCATCATAGACCAGAGACAGATTAGACTAGAGAAGTTCACCCTTCTGTGGACTATAGAAATAGATTGTGTCACGAGGTGATAAACCAATTCCCCCAACAAGTCCAttggttagtggccctgcctaTGAACCAAGAAGCAGTGAGTTTGAATCCCGGCTGTTAACTCAAAATGCACGTTATTAGAAAGGCCTACAGTCCTTATGATGGGACATTAAGttatggtccactgttcattgtgcttgtcgaaaagagctagtgGAATTTCtacagtacaatgaacctgtaaatcatgtacatactgttttctctgtcacgaccagtggaagattagctcttctTTGGCCTaaactggttcgagatcactttcacttttaatgTGTTCCATACGCAAATTCTGTTCTTAAAGCACGTTCAAATTTTGACAAACGATTTATCACCACTTGTAACGCAAGTAGAGCGACAATAGTGCCATGAAAGCTGTTTTTATGTCTGCAAAGTATTACCTCAGAGTCTTCTATAATTGTATTTGTAATGGAAGACCTGACATCACGACATCAATCCAATACAAACAAAAGCTCACCTCTCTCTTCGTACGCCAGACCGATGTTACAGTTGGCCTCGGCCTCTTTCCTCCTGCCGTCTCCGCGTACCGACAGGCTGGTCTGCAGGCAGGCCTGGAAGAAGTGGTCAGACAGCCAGGTGTCGCCGGTACTCTGGAAGTACTTGGCCAGCTGGTACTGACAGTGGTACACCTCCTCCATATTACCTGGGACAATGGCATGGTACAACCGGGATTATTTCGGATCCACTAATAGTATTAGTAATAGGTTGGTCATGGTACCATCCAGAAAGTAGTTCAGTCCGGCTCCTATGCACtctatacagtcgcttctagctctgacgttcattatacactatatacagttgcttctctgctgttctgtctgggatCCTTGACCATGTTAAggtctggaattgtccaaattttggacgtaggcgctgattggtcccaaAACTTAAGCAAATTATGGAACAAATTTAAGCGCTCGTTTGAACAGGTGTTCCGACACCCGAAAAGCCCTCCGTCCACTTGCGGGATCCTACCAAGGAACAGTTGTATGGCAATATTCCTGCCATATCAACCATCATCAGGGAGCGTAGGACCAGATTTGCCGGCcattgttttagaaacaaaGCTGAGCTTGCTAGTGAACTCATACTGTGGAAGCCAACACACGGGTATGCACATGCTGGGTGTCCTAGACTAACATACATAGACCAACTTGCATGTGATGTGGGGCTTTGGGTGGAGGACCTTAAGAACGCTATGGAGGACAGAgaagtctggaaggagagggtgaacttggtccgggcaagcagcccgcgatgatgatgagaacCCTTTCCTTGATTTggtcattaactgacgttagcatcAAACAGTTTGAATTGAAGGTCTCTAGACGGATAGCAGACGCGAACATAAGACCGagctactatccggatggtacccagggtgATAATATCTGTTTGCTGTGTAAGTAAGCTGAAGTTCCAGTTTTAACTGCTTGTTGGCACTGAAACACTGAATAATAATTGCTTCAACATGTCAAATACACAAGGAGTGTGAAAAATGCATAAgaaatgcatataaaaataCGAAGCAAGTACACGAAAGATGCTACATCTCCTTGAAGATTACTCTTAAGCCTGCTTAGTGCAAACTGTGACTGAAAAAAACTTGTAAAACTCACCCATTCTCCTGGCAGCCTCTCCTCTCGTCAGGTAGTGTTTGATCTGGTCCAGCTTCTCTGGTTGGTCCTCCAGCAGAGGCTCCTGCCATAGCAACGAGTCTGGCCCCGCCTCCTCCCTCTCATCCTTCCTCTTCTTCATCAGCTGGAACAGCTCTGTGAAGGACTTGTGGAACCCTTCTCTCAGCATCTCCAGGCACAGGTTGTGTTTGTAGGAGTTACGATATCTGTCAGGAGGGGGGAGAAGTAGTAACCTTTAGACATTCCAAGTCCTAAATACCCCAAATTTGGACGCTAGTACACTGAGATGACGCAACCATGACGAGAAGCCAGCACACATTGAAGGGGAGACTTACGTTCTTTATTCCTTGTATAATATATAAAAAGTGTAAACTGGCAGTTACAGTAcaggcctcgaaatactttttttagccaggttgcgcaggcggcaacctgaatcaaaaactaacttgcgccatcagcatttcaggttgcgccactTCCAAGTTGTTACTCTCTCCAAATTAGCTTAGCAATTATCTCATTGTACTTATCGGCAAGGACGTTAGGCAGTCCATGAATTTTCGTATTAACATTGTCGAAGTTTCATGCCTtgctgcgtgatttttcccatGAACACAGCGTTGCATGGGTCATCAGATATTCCACCTATAGCAGCGCCCAggcgcgctacgtcacgccgaattggccaatggggtgcgactctcacaattcgcgagatgtgagttagtgCGAGATTTTGCGCGAGACTTGAAGGTAGATTTAAAATGGCGGCTCTATAGCGGCCGAAATCCGCAAATTTGGAACTTTGAAAATTAGGGCTTACCAAAGGCGTTCATCCCCAAAACAGGgtgtacattttctgatatcttTTTAGTAAAGGGCCTGTAACTTAAGGATGGTTTTGTTTACCCAAAAATAAAGTTGCGCCGTGCGCAACCTGACTTACTGAACAACTTGCGCACAGAGGAAACTACTTGCGCGGCAGGGGTGGGCAAGTGGTtaattcgagccctgcagtaacaatattttttcaaGCAGGGTTTGGGTCAGGGAGGAAATAGTAGTCTCTTTAACCGGCTTGGTCCAGTAAAAAAATCCTGACTACCTGGGGTACTGCTATCTCCGTGAcccaacctcttcttggagaataCTTTGGCACAACTTTCCCAGCTTTTTAGTAGAGAGATGCGCACTGATTCAATCATTGAATCAATGTACCAAGTCCTAATCATATTTGCCAACAagaacagaatttttttttttttaacatgcagtacatggcaTGTAATGATATTATCAAGTTGGAATAAAAGTCCTTACCTTGCTGTCTCTAACTTGTCCAATTCTGGTTGTTGAACTCGCAGGTTCTGTTGTTTCATCAGCATATCTCTGTCCTTCGTGCCCTGAACTCTCTTCACTGGTTTGAGGGTAGGTTTGGGGGCCCTCCCCTTGGGCGGGCTGGGCATGCGCCGCTGTGGTATACTGGCACCCCCCATGTAGATCCCCTGGTTCGGGGAAATGGCTGGTAAAGTGGCCATGGTTACTGCAATCTAGAAAATCCTGGAAAGGAATTATGATTTAGATTCTCTGCAATGAAGTGACAACACTATCTGAATATGAAATTAATTTTTGTTAAACTTTTTGCTAGTctgacatactgtacagtatttgCTTTGGGTGATATTTATACTGACCGAAATCTTGTTGGTAAGACGTTTTATTTGAATGGAAATAACATTCAGTATCTTCGTTTACTATGTATTAGGCGGATATGaccaaaatcacaaaatgaTGTATGAAGAAGACATTAGCGGAAAATTAGacattaaacaaggacaacaacaagaaGTAAATCCATCACAGATGAATTTTTAATGCAAATAGAACATCAAATTGTGTTCATTTCTTCACAAGAGGTACAATACATATTTGGCTATAAATACATTAGACTTTACAAAAAGGAAACCAACACCAAAATACTAGATGGCGCAATGACCAACAAAGAAAACTTCATAGTGATTCAAAATAATGCACTTGAATTAAATTCATGTAGGATCCTAGCTAATTTAGTAACAGTTCCACTATACTTATATTACAGTATCTTAAGAAGAAATCTATTTGCCAAAAGATGTTATCGATTATATACAACGTCTCCATGTTAGTTAATACCCAGCAAACTTCATAACATTATgttaaaagtgtcacaaattaTGGAAGAACCTTAAAGACATATTGACTTGTTGACAATTTTTAGACACTGAGCTAAAACCGACATACCGTAGTATACCTTTTACATCGTTCGAAAACTTGGTGGTAAATGGTAATACCTTTATCTGGGATTTGTCTACAAGTTATTAACAATTTCGAACAGCTGTTCTGGCTCTAACAAATAAGTCTGACTCTAAGACGATTCTATTTCGAGCACATCATATACATCGAGGTTTGGGCCTTCTTTTTTCAGTTTAACAGAAACTGTGGCGTTAGAGAATTTCTAAACATTTGAATAATATCTTTACGTACCTGTGTATCATATAAAACGGAGTCGTCAGTCCTAAAAGACACTGGTTTTTACGTCCAAGTAACTAGCCCCAACTTTTCAAACCTTTCTTCCCTTTCCATCATGGCGGACATTGGTGCTGGTGGTCGTCATGGCGACAGCCGTCAAGTCTCGTCAAATCTCGCGGGAATATGACAGCTAATGGAGCAATGACACAGCGGCATCTAGCGATTATCAGTAGGACTGCAGTAGGAGAAACCTGCTGCTTTTTGCAAAAGCTTGTTTCTTCAACAAAGCACATCCCTTCACCCAGACTCTATATTAGGTAAATAATGATATGTGTAAATTTGAGGGTTGCCTATCATTTTGCTTTTGAAGCATGCATTAATGGATGAtggaaaaataaaaacttttgtcACTCTGTTTTTCTCTAAAATACATTTAATTTGtagaatcatcatcataaatactagtatatgattttACTAACACTGTAACAATATAGCAAGATATCAATAATCTACTAGTAATCACATAAACATGATAGCCAAAGCATTAACTGTTAAAACATGAAATTTATATTATGCTGAATAACATTCTtcaatgggaaaatatttccTATATAATGTCATGAATCTAAAACTATTCTCAGACTGGTAATAAAAGCAACTGCCAAGACTTTTAATTCACTGCAAACAAATCTAACTACTTAGTAGGTACAGAAATATCAAACAATTCACTGCAACATAATAATCTTAAAACATCATAAGAAACATTATTCATTTAATGTGTCACAAAAGAAAGACCTGTATGCCCAGACCATTCAATATTAAATATTATCCATTATGCAAAAGTATTCTGTTTTTATGAAAATATGTAAAATGATGTTTGCCAGCTCCTATTTGCTGAATAGCAGACTACGAGTACCTTGCAAGCAATGCCCTCATACATTGAATTGgttataaggccatgttgatttgatcatatggatgacgtctCTGTACATATATTTTTGACCGTTTAAAAAAAGCTTTCAACCATAGCATGCTCagacatttgttcaacctttctgaacTTACAGGCAaccttttttttggccaaacttttttctattagcacactcgcatcagtttgggggttcccagaggatgtcatccatacaatcaaaccACTATGGACTAATTTTCAAAAAAGCATCAAGAAAGGATCAAAATCAGGAAGCACTATAATAACATAATTATGCTTCCTCGAGAAAACACTCTCCAGATGCCATCTGCTTCTGCAGGTTTTCAAAAGCCCGAATCTCCTTCTCTTCTTTAGCTTTATTCCTTGCCTCAAAGTTAAGTCTGTTACTGATGATCCTCTTGATGATCTTGGAGGTCGTCATGTCGTTGTCACTGTCGATGCGCTTAAACTTCTCCAGTTCTTTCGGGACCCTGTAGGGGTCGCTTCCGTCCCGATCGGGAGGGTAGGGCGTCCTCCCGTGGACGACCACGTCGACGCTAAAATGATCCATCAGTTCCTTTGTCACGGTGTAGGGGGCGCCGATGACCACCTCCGACACGTACCTGCAGGCGAGCACGCACAGGGTCcgctcatgaatattcatgatggGGTGGTTGGAGCCCTTGTACCAGTTGACCACGGGGTCGGTGTGGAGCCCCACGATGAGGTAGTCGCCCTCCTGTCGAGCCTTCTGTAGGAAGTCAAGGTGCCCCACGTGGAAGAGGTCGAAGGCTCCGGAGACGTACACGATGCGGTCGCCAGGCTGGGGGTTGGCCCCGCCCTCGGAGAACTGGGCGATCTTCTGCGTCGTCGGGAGGAACTGGGAGACCCCCGTCCAAGGGCTGCGGGCCTCGTGTCCGGTACCCAGCTCCTCTACCTGTTAGGTAAGAtaaatgtggatccaaataaagtcaaagacatgaaaacagTCTAGAAAAGCAActgttctgtgctaggggctgagcagcatcccaggggatcccaatggccgCTAGGTCTTTAGCCACAGTACGTCTCCATGTAGTTTTAGGACGTCCCCGTTTTCTCTTCCCCTCAGGGGCCCAATGTAGAGCAACTTTGGGAATACGGTCATCCGACATGCGCAGAACATGGCCCAACCACTCCAGTCTTCTGATGGCAATTTCAGTAGACAACTTTCTTGTGTTCGTTTTTCTATACTGTTCTTCATTACTGATTTTATTTGGCCAGTAGATGTTACATATTCTACGCAGACAACTATTGTGGAATactttcttcatgtctgacTTTGTAACTCTCCAGGACTCAGAGCACTAGaaaagcaatattttcaaaaaaatgcAGGATTCTTCCCTCCCAGGAATCTGCCTACAGTCAGACttcacacacacaatactatacaatTAGGCTCACCCCGGAGGTGTCACCAAAAAGAGGGAAAAAACTTAGTCACATTAACGCCCCAACAAAACATGAGTTTTAACTAGGACACAGTTGTACAAGGCATGTAAACTGTTATCAAAGAAGTCGTCTGTGAATTACAACAGCATGGGCTTCAAGATTAGGAGAAGTTTGAAGCAGTGTTTGTTTGCCTAGTCTACTAACGCCTCCTAGCAGTCATGAAAGGAACtgcatggcagaagaagaaaaaagaatacaccacacacaaatacacatgcCAACACAAAAATACATGCTCACTTACATGATCTCCAAAAAGAGTTTTATTGGGAAGATTGtgacttttatatcatatgccccaattttcttttcactggCCCTCCCTCACATCCATAtgcaacatgtatatacaaatgcaCTCAAATCTAAACTGACTCAGAtactcacacatacatgtacacacacacattcttaCCCCATAAGGAACATTATACCCGAAATTGAACTAAAGAAAGAACCTACCTGTTTCCTCGGGGGATGGGTCTCGTGTTCCCGATCGTGATGCGTCTTGGTCAGCAGCAGCATCCGACCAACCATATCTGTCGTGGAGATGCCAGCCGTGCGCCGACACTCCTTGTAGCGCCCGCAGTTCTTCACCTCCGCGTAGGTGTCCTGTCCGTCTGCTGTCATGGTGATGTCGTCACCATGGACACAGAAGTCACAGTTGTATTTGTCCATAGTTTCCAGGGTGGTGACATATGGGGAACCCTCCACAACCTGAAAGACACAAACATTGGGATTGAgtcaaatttatttttttttgcatatttagtACCAAAAGATTGAGAATTTGCGAACTGCAAAGTCAGTAGTTGCGATAcataaactctgctgtccagggccaCTCCCTACAGAGCATGTTGGGTGAGTTGCTATATGCGAGATTATGTGGAATCTCACTTACATATAACTCACCAGACTACAAAATGTTGATAGTATATTGTATACACAGGAAAACAAAGTAACTATATATGCACGTACCACTTATATATGCACGTACCACTTACAGTTACAATCATTTACAGTCTATATTTGCCTGACCATGTTTCGTTCAACTAAATACTTATAACATGAAGGGtgaggctattgacaggatgctTGTATCTACAAAATTATGACACATACAATTGACAGgattttcctgtcaataagaatgttttgtcacttttgaCAGGATGCTCCTGTTAATAAGAATTTTCttggcactattgacaggatgttcctctCAATAACAATTAGGGGGCAATATTGACGGGACATTCCTGTTGATATGATGGGACAAGATGTCCTTGTCAATAGGGAGTTTTGGGGGCAcaattgacaggatgttcctgtcaatgaGAATTGTTTGGCACTATTGAATTGAATGACTATAAGTATAATTTGActttaataaataaatattaaatTGACAGTATGTTCCTAACAGGAAGTTCCTATCaacatgatttttacactattttACACGATGTTTCCGTCAATAAATTTTTTGCCACATCCTGGCAAATCAAGATATTTTTGCACTACTGACAGGAtgtttctgcccccctccccacacacgcACATACCTCGTCCACCCATTTGATGGCTCCCACCATCTTGTACCTCTCCTGTTCCGTCATGACGGGCGGGCCCTTGTGCTTGGTGATCTCCTCATCCGAGTGGATCCCCACCACCAGATAGTCTCCCATCTTCTTGGCCTGGCGGAGAGCGTTCGCGTGGCCAAAGTGCGCCATGTCGAAACATCCGTCCACCCAAACCCGCACTGGTCTACGATCGCCTCTGTCGTCTGTAGCCATTTTTTGTTCGAATTCGCGGCCTATTTCGATAAAACGGGTGACAGAAAATACAGATAAGATTACCCTACAAGACTGCTCACCCTTTCTGCCACTAAAACCGGAATAATCAGAGAAAATACCCAATTATACCTCACGAATATGTCACAGCCTTGCAAGAAATGCTAGTATGCAAACCACGGTAACCTTTGAACTTTGTAACCTTTAACCCGTTATAGGGACCGttcaatattgttgtcaagggATGATATTGGAAGAAGAATTTAAAGTCTATTCCTACGTAGATcaactgattagaaaatgaattaATTTTTGTACTTTAGGTAACTTCTTTTAGAGAcaacaaatgttgttttttaatgttcATATTACTGAATGAAGTCGTCCCCTTTTGTAGCACGTAATGGCACGTCCCGAGGTCGTTCACCTTTAACCCCCAAACCCACAAAGGTAACCTAAATACCTCACCGCACCGGTTACTGCATATATGCAGGTCCTATTGGCAGCTCATCGGCGAAGAAGAACCGACAACTGGGGCGTTTTATGGTTCCTGCAAATGTTGTGAACTCAACTGGCACATCCAGGGTTAGTTGAAGTCCGTAAAGCGTTCTTAAATTGTgtcaagtaacgttatatttgttgttgtttcactgTGTATCCTTTCTTTTTGtagggttggcggaaacggctgcccggtcggtcggcggaaaccgctgcccgGTTCGGTCCTGAGGTTGGTTTGGGGGGTTTCCAGTATTGCATACAGTAGTGTAagtgaagtaaacaaaatgccTACTTAAATATTCCATAACGGTTGTTAGATGTAATGTTGCTAGATGTTCAGAGGAAGCTGGccaaattacttatcttttgaaaaaaaattaatttgacatttcttggtaagATTGTCCCATTCCCAGCAGCCACTATTCGAACGTCCCccagtacagaacgtcagaagtttGCTACGTCAAGGTTGTACAGggtggcggtcctttgatctagtataCCATATGTGCCGCGGGCGCCAgcgacaaaatcaatcaattttgacagcactacCGCACCGAGCTGTCTGACATGTCCGAGGAGAAACTATCTCTAAGAACTGTAAAAGAATTCAAATTTAGTTAAATCaatactaaaatgtacatttacaaacgcatggattcaatttttttgtgtcaggTTCTGGTTTAAACTAATGTAGTCaattatatattaattatgtacaatgttttcacataattttgttactTCACACGAAAACGGCTCCGCCGTAGTCTTTCCTCCCCGTAAGCAAACTTGTCATCGAACATTGAATTCTTGAAAGATAAAAATGGTGATTTCACCAGTGTCTGAAAATTTCCCCCACagcaattctttgattgatccCGATACTATCTTCTCACATGTCGGAAATGATAAGATAATaaagataataaagatttaacCAAGGATTTAATAAATGTGTTCGtggtcaaagcactgaaagtcagCATAATCCCATCCAGTCTCAGATCGGCAGAGCGgctagagcccaaataacaCCGCGATAAACAACGTGGCCACGGTCGGCTCGAGAAAAATTCTTagttagcaattaatcttcaacacgaatgactcatactctgatcaatagccacatcttatttgtctaaagctattccgaagaaCAAGTAATAATTAAGTTTACTACTGCcccctattagaagcgcctcacacatatccaTGTGGCCACACGCACTGCGTATTTGGGGTCAAGGACCTAACGTTAATGTGCGCTGCATGGAATGCCGAAAACTTCCGATGAATCAAATCAATCCAAcctatacagggctcgaaatacacttttcagtcaacttgcaccagtgcaagttaagccaaaggtaacttgcaccaaaagaaacttacttgcacaacccaaaatagtgaactgttaaccctttattcttctgaaaatttgcaaatatatggggatacataaagaccacatgtttggatatttgttttccaaagcgtattttattttggatttcaaattgtacaacaaatgtgaatttaggcttaattgaagacaattcaatgtctacaacttgataagatcaatagatttcttctggactcttcgagtgacttccatcactattcttaaccatcgctagaacaactcaatacaaacacatataactggaaaatccagttgatcatatcaaagtcactaaattgtatgcaacatgtatttactcatatgcaaatcaaggtaagacaacaccataggaattattagcattatagagatagaattgtcttcaaattttgtttacctggatgtctaaccaagtttagaaataacaaatttaggctatttttttattcagtgttgttttcttttacctttcaatggcagacaatattcttggtgtgtgtaagctttttctaaagtcaggtattagtggataaaagtaacttgcactggtgcaagtttggtccaaacttacttgcaccacaccaattttacatgcacaaacttgcatatgcatgtggtatttcgagccctgctatagTTTCCCATTCCagagtatataaatataaaactagtgttggggattacatttttgaaaagaaaaaaaaatcaaggcgcAAATCAGTTCTTACGGTGAGGACACGGCGCGGCTCATTATCGACTTTATTAGCGTTAATGAGCTGGTAGCACCGAAATCTGGTGTTCACCGAAAACGTGTACAAAGTTCGAAATTTCGCCGTGTTTGTGTTTTCGAATTTCCGAAATTACGGTAATGTTTACGATATTAGCGCTACTGTAAATTGTAGGGTCAGCCTACACGAGAAATGCACTTAAATTACTGCTGCGATAGCAAGCcacttgtttacatttggtatactcgaaacccccaaaaccaacctccagaccggaccgggcagcagtttccgccgaccgaccgggcagccgtttccgccaaccccttTTTGTATCGCAACTATCAACATATCAAATTCGGGGCATCGGAGACTATCTGTAACCTTATCCAAACACTAGAGCAAGCAGAAGTTCTCTGTTCCTGACCCACTGAAGGTTTATATTCTTTTCTATATTCACAGTAGATATCATAATCTAAATAGTAAAACCAACTACAGGACATCTGTGCATTTCTGGGGCTGTGATCAGGAATTTGAGTGTTTGAAAAATTGAAGGACGTTGTTCGAGAAAGACTGCATCGTTTATGTTTGCAGAACGTTTCAACCTCGACCACCATCACCCACCATTTGTGATGTGATGTTCCTTGGATTCAAAACATACTTTATAACTGTGCTGATCATCTAGAAAAGTAGaagtcagtaccaaggacaggccacAGTACACCCTCTAGAGACAGACTAGTATAATTTTGTCTCTTAAAGGTAT contains the following coding sequences:
- the LOC118419840 gene encoding tetratricopeptide repeat protein 29-like — encoded protein: MATLPAISPNQGIYMGGASIPQRRMPSPPKGRAPKPTLKPVKRVQGTKDRDMLMKQQNLRVQQPELDKLETARYRNSYKHNLCLEMLREGFHKSFTELFQLMKKRKDEREEAGPDSLLWQEPLLEDQPEKLDQIKHYLTRGEAARRMGNMEEVYHCQYQLAKYFQSTGDTWLSDHFFQACLQTSLSVRGDGRRKEAEANCNIGLAYEERGEYDRAAQHFVEFHELASGRNWKDASGKTLEASSCDHLSRIYTTIADQMKAQDPQGAIQYLAKAFEMAKEGGDSYKEGLASYRLGKAYESSADSETAILYLNGYLEICKANGDDMGFGQACEAIAKSYESQGKIEESIQYLEAFVDVAERTHQDTALVNACSCLGVIYNSLGKYGHACQYFGKAYETARELNNPGMMAAARVQYGVSNAHHRLEDYAGHLQTPMRYQMERMIEWKDVRFDEFDQPIRERAPLGHTASEETATSEEDTPREVSEPEPVAETDATAGEETAEGADEQTPQEEPAS
- the LOC118419847 gene encoding ethanolamine-phosphate cytidylyltransferase-like yields the protein MATDDRGDRRPVRVWVDGCFDMAHFGHANALRQAKKMGDYLVVGIHSDEEITKHKGPPVMTEQERYKMVGAIKWVDEVVEGSPYVTTLETMDKYNCDFCVHGDDITMTADGQDTYAEVKNCGRYKECRRTAGISTTDMVGRMLLLTKTHHDREHETHPPRKQVEELGTGHEARSPWTGVSQFLPTTQKIAQFSEGGANPQPGDRIVYVSGAFDLFHVGHLDFLQKARQEGDYLIVGLHTDPVVNWYKGSNHPIMNIHERTLCVLACRYVSEVVIGAPYTVTKELMDHFSVDVVVHGRTPYPPDRDGSDPYRVPKELEKFKRIDSDNDMTTSKIIKRIISNRLNFEARNKAKEEKEIRAFENLQKQMASGECFLEEA